From Methanomassiliicoccales archaeon, a single genomic window includes:
- the rrp4 gene encoding exosome complex RNA-binding protein Rrp4, whose product MSRENEHPSREIVIPGDLLDSGKLKAGSGTYVQDGKVYAALLGIKSVKSNFVNVIPLGGRYIPSPGDTVIGKVIDIGPSNWLIDINSPYPAPLHVNEVPWRVDFGDTARFMNVGDTLLAKILMVDETMRVQVTMKEQGLRKLQGGQVMEISYSKVPRVIGKGGSMVQLIKGMTNTRIFVGQNGRIWLDGEIESILFAIRAMKMIEENAQMLHLTERVKEYLESVTKQEGASSG is encoded by the coding sequence ATGAGTAGAGAGAACGAACATCCGTCGAGGGAGATAGTCATCCCCGGCGACCTGCTCGACTCCGGCAAACTGAAGGCCGGCAGCGGCACCTACGTCCAGGATGGAAAGGTGTACGCCGCCTTGCTGGGGATCAAGAGCGTCAAATCGAACTTCGTGAATGTCATTCCGCTGGGCGGGAGGTACATACCGAGCCCGGGCGACACGGTGATCGGCAAGGTCATCGACATCGGCCCCTCCAACTGGCTCATCGACATCAACTCCCCCTACCCAGCCCCCTTGCACGTCAACGAGGTCCCCTGGCGAGTGGACTTCGGGGACACCGCCCGCTTCATGAACGTGGGCGACACGCTGCTGGCCAAGATCCTGATGGTGGACGAGACCATGCGGGTGCAGGTGACGATGAAGGAGCAGGGGCTGCGCAAGCTCCAGGGTGGGCAGGTCATGGAGATATCCTACAGCAAAGTGCCACGGGTGATAGGCAAGGGCGGCTCCATGGTCCAGCTGATCAAGGGAATGACCAACACGAGGATTTTCGTGGGACAGAACGGACGCATATGGCTTGATGGCGAAATAGAGAGCATCTTGTTCGCCATCCGGGCCATGAAGATGATAGAAGAGAACGCGCAAATGCTGCACCTGACCGAGCGGGTGAAGGAATACCTGGAGTCGGTCACCAAGCAGGAAGGCGCCAGTTCAGGATGA
- a CDS encoding ribosome assembly factor SBDS: MVDIEDAIVARLESHGESFEVLIDPKVVKILREGHDVELSDYMVVDAIFKNAKKGTHAPEDKMKDVFGTTDPISVAKQIVLKGEVQLTAQQRKEMIESKRARIVTEIARNAINPQTGAPHTPQRIEMAMEEAKVHVDPFKPVEMQVKDVLDKLRPLIPIRFDKMRIAVKLSGEEYGRCYEDIVHFGKVQKEEWQPNGSWIGVVEIPAGTRDDFYAKLNEKTKGNAETKQLK; the protein is encoded by the coding sequence ATGGTCGACATCGAAGACGCGATAGTCGCCCGATTGGAGTCCCACGGCGAGAGCTTCGAGGTGCTCATCGACCCCAAGGTCGTCAAGATCCTGAGGGAGGGACACGACGTCGAGCTCTCGGACTACATGGTAGTGGATGCGATATTCAAGAACGCCAAGAAAGGGACGCATGCTCCCGAGGACAAGATGAAGGACGTCTTCGGGACCACGGACCCGATCTCAGTGGCCAAACAGATCGTCCTCAAAGGCGAGGTCCAGCTGACCGCGCAGCAGCGCAAGGAGATGATTGAGAGCAAGAGAGCTCGCATCGTCACCGAGATCGCCCGCAACGCCATCAACCCGCAGACCGGGGCGCCGCACACACCCCAGCGCATCGAAATGGCCATGGAGGAGGCGAAGGTCCACGTGGACCCGTTCAAGCCTGTCGAGATGCAGGTCAAGGACGTGCTGGACAAGCTCCGGCCCCTCATACCCATCCGCTTCGACAAGATGCGCATCGCCGTGAAACTGTCTGGAGAGGAATACGGACGATGCTACGAGGACATCGTCCACTTTGGGAAGGTACAGAAGGAAGAGTGGCAGCCCAACGGCAGTTGGATCGGCGTGGTAGAGATCCCCGCGGGAACCAGGGATGATTTCTACGCCAAGCTGAACGAGAAGACCAAAGGGAACGCGGAGACCAAGCAGCTGAAGTGA
- the psmA gene encoding archaeal proteasome endopeptidase complex subunit alpha gives MQPGQMAYDRAITVFSPDGRLFQVEYAREAVKRGTTTVGLKFKNGVVLIVDKRIASRLIEPKSIEKIFKIDGHIGCATSGLVADARILVDQARVIAQINKITYDEDMSVEELVKRVCDYKQNYTQYGGVRPFGTALLVAGVDDQGEHLFETDPSGALVSYKAGSIGAGRNAVMEVFEEEYAEGMDMEGAIGLGLKALKKATEEEKLNPKAVEIGVVVRGEAFRRLDDSEVGMYIEKVNAG, from the coding sequence ATGCAACCGGGACAGATGGCATATGACAGGGCCATAACAGTGTTCTCACCGGACGGGAGGCTGTTCCAGGTCGAGTATGCTCGGGAAGCAGTGAAGAGAGGCACGACCACGGTCGGCCTGAAGTTCAAGAACGGTGTGGTATTGATCGTGGACAAGCGCATCGCCAGCCGACTCATTGAGCCCAAGTCCATCGAGAAGATATTCAAGATCGATGGGCACATCGGCTGTGCCACCTCTGGATTGGTGGCGGACGCGCGCATTCTGGTGGACCAGGCGCGAGTAATCGCCCAGATCAACAAGATCACATACGACGAGGACATGAGCGTCGAGGAGCTGGTGAAGCGCGTCTGCGACTACAAGCAGAACTACACCCAGTACGGCGGAGTGAGGCCGTTCGGTACCGCCCTGCTGGTGGCAGGCGTGGACGACCAGGGCGAACACCTCTTCGAGACCGATCCCAGCGGAGCGCTCGTATCGTACAAAGCGGGCAGCATCGGCGCGGGCCGCAACGCGGTAATGGAGGTCTTCGAGGAAGAGTACGCCGAGGGCATGGACATGGAAGGGGCCATCGGGCTCGGGCTCAAGGCGCTGAAGAAGGCCACCGAAGAGGAGAAGCTCAACCCCAAGGCCGTGGAGATCGGCGTGGTGGTGCGCGGCGAGGCCTTCCGGCGCCTGGACGACTCTGAAGTGGGAATGTACATCGAAAAGGTGAACGCGGGTTAG